GAATTCCTGCTTCATTGAATGGATTAACCCTGTTTGAACTAAATGAGCTTGAGTCAATAGGGTTTGAGCACCCATGGGTAAGTCCATACTCTGAAAAGCTTCAAATATTAAGGGTTGTCAATTGTCCTCTGTTGCAAAAATTAGGGTGTCATGCAATGTCTTTCTTCAATCTGAAAGAGTTGTATGTGAAGGACTGTGATCGAATGGAATATTTGTTCACATTTTCAACTGCAAAATGTTTGGTGCAACTTGAAAccctaattataaaaaattgtgaatcaataaaagaaatagcaaatatagaagatgaagatggttgtGACAAGATCATATTTGGAAAACTCACAACATTAAGGTTGTATTCCTTACCTCGACTACAAAGCTTTTTATCGGGGAATGTCACTCTGCAATTTTCATGTTTAAGAAACGCAACTGTAATTGATTGCCCCAATCTGAAAACTTTAGCTGAAAGAGTCCTAAATGTGCCTTAAGAATTTTGTCGATTCAAACATCATTGGAGGATTCCGATTTGTTCCTGCATAATGATCTTCCAGAGGTTGCTTCAAAGACAGGTGAGgaatttattatctaaattcaactctttcatattttttaatatgttaaattttagttttagttttatttaatttttcgtcatcttttttttaactattttaaaagtttgaatttgttttatcaaatattcaattttacatagatttatcaattttatttttacatttaaagtAACTAAACTTGGtggtatttaaaaaaaaagtgttatctATGCATTCAAAATGCAGTAATATAGAATACAGTAAACATATtcgaaataaataaaaaaacttgatCAAAActataaactttataaaatcCAGAAACTAAATCTttacaaaatggaaaaaaaatcgtgaataaaaaattaaatcagaaTTAAAAGTACAAATTAATCTTGTTTGtatatttaagtaaatttattatcttcAAATGGGCATGTTGGTGATGGAATCGAAGCGTATTTTTGGAACAAGagttaatttatgattttatattaagCAAGGATTTTAATATGGTTAAAATATTTtgcttaaaataataattaaaaacgtATATTACACTCCTTTCCCCTCTcaaaagttttgttttatttttattttttaatttttgccATATGAAACTCTAACATCCCAATTAAATTGgcaaattaattttgtttatcagCAAAAAGCATACTTGGAAGACTTGCCTCGTTCTACAAGCAAAGGAATAGGTTATGAAAAGAGTATTTGGAAAGAAGCAAAGGGTAAGGACCATCCGACAAACACCCTACAAGCATATCATAGTGTTGTTTGCTCCTCCACACTTCAACAGAACCAAAGATGCCAAACTCTGCACAAACTTCATCACCACACATGTTCTtcaagttaattattttttccacGTAGAGTTTCAAAAGTCTACATGCAATTGCTAGGTTTTTCCAAGCTTGTTGTAATCACATAAAAAGGAGGACACTACAGTGACAATTTCGCAACGAAATGTTTGGGAATTCACATGAACCTATTTGGATAACTAACATCTTCATTTCTTACTCATGTCTTTCCTAAGTTTCAGTATAAACTTTTTTCCACTACAAAGAGGTGTATTATCGGTGGAATATTATCGACAACCTTGGGTTCGTTGGTAATACATTGGTAAAATAAATTACCGATAACTCGTGGTCGTCGATAATGTCTTCGATGAATTAAGAccaaaattaagatattttcaATCTCAAATTCATTTTGCACCAAAGAAAATCTTTCTCTCGTCTCTAAGTTGTCCACGAAAATGCCCTTCCTCCTTTGCACGAAACCCTTTCCCCATGAAACCCTTGTCCTTTGCATCAATCCTGAGCTCGAAACCGTTGGAGGAGTGCTTTGCAGTCATCCTTGTCGCGACTGCCGATGTGGTTTTGGGTTGTCTACATTCTCGTTCAATCACGACGTGGTGGGTAGGGAGGCTTCATTGGAGTTCAATCCTAGTGGAACGACGATTTGGTGGGTGGTGAAGGCTTCATGGTTCGTTGATGTTAGCGTGAGGAGGTGATAATGGTGAGGAAGGGCTCCCTGGTGCGTTCAGCGAGGTGGAGGTTGTTGggataaagttaaattttagggttttattaataattttgtttaaatcttattttataagtctttgggtatagtaatatttagtttgatttgatagagataaaatagggatacgtagttatgattttcggtttatctaggtacaatattattttatgatagattaaacatattttacttttaagatagttgatattttatttttattccccgtaatattgtaagtgttaCGGCTATTTAAAGCCtttcaattatcaatgaatagCAAGACTCAATTTCAGGAAAATAACAAAGTGCGTATATTGTGAGATTTTCCTatcagtggtatcagagctttatgCTTTGAGTAccgagagagaaagagagagagaggagagagtcaAACACcgtgagagaaaaagtgagtgcttgaatttttttttgtgagagaAATGACAAAGGTAGTCAATGGGATGAGTGTGCCACAATTGTCAGAAAATACCAATTACGATAATTGGTCTTTGCAAATGAAGGTTCTTCTTGGATCCCAAGATGTATGGGACATAATGGAGGACGGGTACAATGAACCCGCAGATGATGAGCATCAGATAGTGAACCAGATTGCTGCATTGAAAAAGACACAAGTGAAAGACAGATCGAATTTGTACTTTCTGTATAATGCAATGGATGAATCTGGATTCGAGAAAATAGCTAATGCAAAGTTAGCAAAAGAAGCATGGGAAATTCTGAAGGTGGCATACAAAGGAGATACCCGCGTGAAGCAGGTTCGAGTAAAAGCTCtcagaagagagtttgaacataTGGAGATTGATGAAAATGAGGGAGTTGTCGAGTTTATAACTCGAGTGCAAAAGATGTCCAACCAACTCGAAATAAACGGAGAAGAGGTTCCTCCTAACCGGGTTGCGGAAAAGATCTTGAGAAATTTGACggatgattttgaaagtatcgTGGTCACTATTGAACATACAAAGGATTTGTCAACTCTCACTGTGGAGGAGTTAGCTGGGTCATTAAAAGCCCACAaattgaggaagaaaaagaaaaagaggaaaccCGATGATCAAGCACTATAGGTACAGTTTGAGTCGAATAAATCTCGGATTACTCAGAGCTGAGGTCCTGGCGGTAGATGGCGAGGAGAACGGGGACGAGGTGGACGTGGCCGAGGTAATTTTCGGAATGATAATGAAGAGCAAACCGGTCAACAGAATTGGTGTGACCGAGGACAAGGAAAAGGCTGAGGAGATCTGTTAGGAgttgagtgttttaagtgtggcaagtaTGGCCACTATGCAAACGAGTGTAAATCAAGCAAGTGCTACAACTGTGGCAAGGTTGGTCATATTgcaaagtattgcaagaccGAGACAAAGGGGGAGACAAATCTTGTTTCTGAATCTTGTTGATGGCAAAGAGCTCGGATGCAATGGACATAGAGAGCCCAATCCCAACAATGGGTGAAGTGATCTTAGTAAAGGATGCAACAATTGTGGAGAAGGAAAACTTGGAGaaagaactcaaacaaaaaaatgaagagattcAACGGATAGGGAGGCTTCTAGATGAagctaatgaaattatgaataaacagGGGTTGAGCTTGAGAAGCTGAAGAAGGCGACTCTtgaaaggaagagaaaacaTCTAGTGTTCTTGAACCAGATAAAaatagggaagaagaagatgaagaagagatgaaggCTGATGAGATTTCTACCAACTCGGTATGGTATCTAGATACTTGGGCAAGCAATCATATGTGTGGAAACAAGAACTTCTTTTATAAACTCACCAAGGTGGAGGCCAAATTTATGTCTTTTGGAGATGACTCCAAGGTGGCCGTGAAAGGGCGTGGAACAATCCGACATATGCAGAAGAATGGACGGGTTGGAGAGATTAGGGATGTTTACTATGTTCCGGAGCTGAAGAGCAATATTTTAAGCATGAGTCAGataattgaaaaaggtaattcaatttttatgaaaaatcagGTAATGTATTTAAAGGATAAGCATGGTCGTCTAACAACCCAGGTAAAAGCAAAGAAGAACCGGTTGTATGTGTAAGACccgtaataaataaaatatttattgatttttagtattttatttattagtgtGATTTATACTATTACGTGATTTAACTCGGTGTGTTAGTGGTTGATGAAATTGTGGTAGAGATCAATAGGGATCTAtttgaatttagttttattattaaattttcagAAAACCTTATACAGTAATATATGTTATggttaaaaaaaggaaaatgttatCTTGACAACGGAATTTTGACAACAATCTAACAACGCCAGGTGTCGTCTTCCTATTGGCTGACTAAAGTGAAAGAAAATGAGGAAGAGGGTATGAGGCGGAGGGGTATTTTTGGAAGAAGATTTGTAAATTTTGAGAAATGCGTTTGGCGGTTTAATTTTGGCATAACGTTCGCACCATTCCTTCTTCTCCTCTCTCCTCCATCTTAAACGTTCGTTCTCGTCTGTGTCTCTGTCCTCGCTCTCTCCTCCATCTTAAAAGTTCGTTGTTTTCTATGTCTTCGTACTCGGCTCCGTCCTCCATCTTGACCCTTTCTTATTCTCTCGCTTTGTGGTTGGAAGGCGGGTGCAGTTTTGTGTGTGGTTACTGCTGTGTGTGGTTACTTTTGTGTGCCGGCCGTGGACCATTGTCGTTGCTGTGGTAAGTTAAACTGGCCGAGCCCTCACATTCTGTTTTACATATCGTTTTTGCTGTTTCATTAACCTTAATGATATAACGAGTGTGGATTGTTATTTTGTTAGGGAAGTTTCAATGGAAGGGAAAAACCGAAGTGtaagaaaaattacaattaatttattatagatTATTTATTATCGTATGAATTGTAGTTTTTAATCAAGttataatcatttttttgtagtgGCGGCTTCTTATCTCGATGGACTCATCGATCATTATTGAAATGAATCGTTTACTACAAAAGTGTCATGTGGAGCGCATTAGGATGACTCCATTTATGTGGTGTTTGAATATTAATAACCCTGTGgaggtgaatttgaaattagtGAAGGTTATGGTTTGTAGGTGGGCCGGACATGATAATAGTTTTAGAGTGAGTCAACAATTGGTGCCCTTTTCAGTTATTGATGTGTTAATGAGCCTATGTTTAGAAAGAGGTGGTTTAGAGATTCCGTTTGATGAAGTAGTTGTTGGAATGGTTGGTGaaatgttcaaataaaaaagtatcaGTTTGAAGGATTTGACGGACATGTTTAATGTAATTGTGCATGATAATGACATTGATGTTGATGTAGTATgtaggttatatatattagtttgtttggttgttttttattttcctaggaaaTCAAGGCGTGTTTGTAACATGCCTTTTGTAGTGTTAGATGACTTAGACAGTTTGTGTCTATACGATTGGTGCACCGGTGTACATAATCATAttgtacaaaatttaaataaatgtaagaagaaaattatgacAAGAGATATCGCGCATTCACTCACTCTTAGTGGCAATGTGGCAGTGTTACAGGTAACATGATTTATAGTTGATTATTTTGATGTAGTGAAGAACATTGTCAATTAGGtttgatgaaataatattatgatattgTAGGCTTGGGCGGTTGAAAGACTTTCTTTGCATGGTCATGCTTCACACAGGTTTTTCCCGCGCATAATGCGATGGTTCCCATATAAAGCAAGCACTGAAAAAATTGAACATATATTTAAGACCGGAGATGTAAGTGCTTTGACTTTTGtgattatttatgtaaaaattgaTTGTCTTATTTGTGAAAATATGTTGTGTGATAATGGTGTAGTTAAATCTGGAGTGGTATGTAAGTAAGGAGGATCGTCATCGGCCGGAAATCCGTGCAGCTTTCCACATGGATGAGGGAGGGATGAGTGAAGGATCCAGCACTAAAGGACCCAAGcttgaggaagatgatgacgaAAGCTCTGATGACGGCACATGGGAAGTAGGTGCCGAGGAGAGATTGAGGAAAAACAATGAAGGACTCAGAGCATTGAATGCCAAGATTGGAGTTCTTACTAGGGAGTTAATTGAGATTTGTGAAACTCCAATCTTTACCGTAAAAGATGCATGTGGTAGTGATGAAGAAGTTGGTGGCGGAGTTGATGAAGCACCTGAAGTTGGGGGTGACCAAGAGCCTGAAGTTGGTGGTGATGGTAATTCAGTTGATGACCCTCTAGGTGCAGATACGGAAGCAAGAGGGGAGGATAAAACCTCATATGAAGATGAGATAGTTTCAAGAAGTGatgaaaaaattgtttttattgaaatcGACGATGATGGTGATGAAGTCCAACCTGAGGTCGTCCCATTGGTTATCCCCCCATTGCGCAATTTTGCTGGGGATCCAAGGACCACTGTTGATGTAGACCAATTGTATAGAGCAGTAAGCATCAGAGAGATCACTATATACAAGTATTTGGTGTGAACTGTAGCTATGGTTGGCCAATCTGTTTTCAATGTGATTgactaatatttatatgtttaggGTTGTAAGCGAGATAATTGGGCAAACCTTGAGCACGACTTCATTTTACACTTTGGCCCCGATGAAATACGTTGATAACATGGTTAGTATTCTTACATTTCTTTGTGTTTGATGTTGTAGTTTATGTTAGTAAAGtggaatttttttattgtgtaggTGGTGTTATTTGCTTGTACCATGTTTATGTACTTTGAGAAAAGGTTGTGCGGTGTTGTTAAGAGGATTCATTTTAGTCCATTATActcggtaaataaaatttgatattgtatTTTTGATTAAGATGAATAAAGTTTTTTTGATTGATTTTGgattgatgattttgaaattgtccACAGCACAATATTCTTACAGATTATAGGAAACGTCCCCAAAATCGTCATGTATTCACGCTTCATAACTATCAGTTATCTGCGTTGCGATCATTTTGGACTTGGAGACTTTGGCACAGCTGACTTTGTGAGTAACCTTTAATGTGCAATATTTATGTAGTTTTGGGTCGGAAATgtgttatt
This sequence is a window from Vigna angularis cultivar LongXiaoDou No.4 chromosome 2, ASM1680809v1, whole genome shotgun sequence. Protein-coding genes within it:
- the LOC128195311 gene encoding uncharacterized protein LOC128195311 — translated: MTKVVNGMSVPQLSENTNYDNWSLQMKVLLGSQDVWDIMEDGYNEPADDEHQIVNQIAALKKTQVKDRSNLYFLYNAMDESGFEKIANAKLAKEAWEILKVAYKGDTRVKQVRVKALRREFEHMEIDENEGVVEFITRVQKMSNQLEINGEEVPPNRVAEKILRNLTDDFESIVVTIEHTKDLSTLTVEELAGAEVLAVDGEENGDEVDVAEVIFGMIMKSKPVNRIGVTEDKEKAEEIYKNREEEDEEEMKADEISTNSVWYLDTWASNHMCGNKNFFYKLTKVEAKFMSFGDDSKVAVKGRGTIRHMQKNGRVGEIRDVYYVPELKSNILSMSQIIEKGNSIFMKNQAGAVLCVVTAVCGYFCVPAVDHCRCCGKFQWKGKTEV
- the LOC128195603 gene encoding uncharacterized protein LOC128195603 → MDEGGMSEGSSTKGPKLEEDDDESSDDGTWEVGAEERLRKNNEGLRALNAKIGVLTRELIEICETPIFTVKDACGSDEEVGGGVDEAPEVGGDQEPEVGGDGNSVDDPLGADTEARGEDKTSYEDEIVSRSDEKIVFIEIDDDGDEVQPEVVPLVIPPLRNFAGDPRTTVDVDQLYRAVSIREITIYKYLV